A genomic window from Lactococcus garvieae subsp. garvieae includes:
- a CDS encoding alpha/beta fold hydrolase: MSYLNREGFKLQYSQKGDITQPPVMVIGSEIYYKRLFKNNIFNSLNLIFIDHRGFSIAENSTYLLEDIVEDIEAIRVQLGIEEMYLLGHSGHGFMAMAYASKYEQHVIGLILSNLAPTNTQERQDGSIKYFEETASEERKSYFYKEIAKLKTDIENDPDNRFSHMNIRMQAHSFYNFTFDGAYLWEGVLNNMPALDYLWGEAFATFDTPIFLSHWSKPVILLLSDYDYLVSPTNLWDTIVSENQLEVIKFDKSGHNPMLEEPEMYFSVLSKFIQQ; this comes from the coding sequence GTGAGTTATCTAAATCGAGAAGGATTTAAATTACAATATAGTCAAAAAGGCGATATTACCCAGCCACCAGTGATGGTCATTGGAAGTGAAATCTATTACAAACGTCTATTTAAAAATAATATTTTTAACAGCTTAAACTTAATTTTTATTGATCACCGTGGGTTTTCAATAGCTGAAAATTCGACTTATCTTTTAGAGGATATTGTTGAAGATATCGAAGCGATACGCGTGCAACTGGGTATAGAAGAGATGTATTTGCTAGGACATTCAGGTCATGGTTTTATGGCAATGGCTTATGCTAGTAAATATGAACAACATGTTATTGGGCTTATTTTATCTAATTTAGCGCCAACCAATACGCAAGAACGCCAAGATGGTAGCATTAAATACTTTGAAGAAACTGCATCAGAAGAACGCAAATCTTATTTTTATAAAGAAATTGCGAAATTAAAGACAGATATCGAAAATGATCCAGATAATCGTTTCAGTCATATGAATATTCGAATGCAAGCCCACAGTTTTTATAATTTTACCTTTGATGGTGCTTATCTTTGGGAAGGTGTTCTCAATAATATGCCTGCTTTAGACTATTTATGGGGAGAAGCCTTTGCAACATTTGACACCCCAATTTTCTTATCTCATTGGAGCAAGCCAGTAATTTTGTTACTAAGTGACTATGATTACTTGGTTAGTCCGACAAACCTTTGGGATACAATTGTGAGTGAAAATCAACTTGAAGTTATTAAATTTGATAAAAGTGGTCATAACCCCATGTTAGAAGAACCTGAGATGTATTTTTCAGTTCTGTCAAAATTTATTCAACAATAA
- a CDS encoding IS3 family transposase — MKLTYDKKIQIYTLRKKGRSLSGVAQDFDIQISNIRYMLQLIEKYGIEIVHKAKNRVYSKELKEEIINKFLIEGQSQYQVCLDYALPSRGMLTNWIGKYRRFI, encoded by the coding sequence ATGAAATTAACTTATGACAAAAAAATTCAAATCTACACACTTCGAAAAAAGGGGCGTAGCTTAAGTGGAGTTGCACAGGACTTTGATATCCAAATATCTAATATTAGATACATGCTTCAGTTGATAGAAAAGTACGGTATAGAAATTGTACATAAAGCGAAAAATAGAGTTTACTCAAAAGAATTAAAAGAAGAAATCATAAATAAATTCCTCATTGAAGGGCAATCACAATACCAAGTCTGCTTGGATTATGCTCTTCCAAGCCGTGGAATGTTAACCAACTGGATAGGAAAATACAGAAGATTTATTTGA
- a CDS encoding IS6-like element ISS1S family transposase: MNYFKGKQFQKDVIIVAVGYYLRYNLSYREIQELLYDRGINVCHTTIYRWVQEYSKVLYHLWKKKNRQSFYSWKMDETYIKIKGRWHYLYRAIDADGLTLDIWLRKKRDTQAAYAFLKRLHKQFGQPRVIVTDKAPSIGSAFRKLQSNGLYTKTEHRTVKYLNNLIEQDHRPIKRRNKFYRSLRTASTTIKGMETIRGIYKKNRRNGTLFGFSVSTEIKVLMGILA, translated from the coding sequence ATGAACTATTTTAAAGGTAAACAATTTCAAAAAGATGTGATTATTGTCGCTGTTGGTTATTATCTACGTTACAATCTAAGCTATCGTGAAATTCAAGAACTCCTTTATGATCGTGGGATTAACGTTTGTCACACAACTATTTATCGTTGGGTACAAGAATACAGTAAAGTCCTCTATCATCTCTGGAAAAAGAAAAATAGACAGTCCTTCTATTCGTGGAAAATGGATGAAACTTATATCAAAATCAAAGGTCGTTGGCATTATCTCTATCGTGCAATTGATGCGGATGGATTGACTTTAGACATCTGGCTACGAAAGAAACGGGATACTCAAGCTGCTTATGCGTTCTTGAAACGACTACATAAACAGTTTGGTCAACCAAGAGTAATTGTCACGGATAAAGCGCCCTCTATTGGTTCTGCATTTAGAAAGTTACAGAGTAACGGTTTATATACTAAGACAGAGCATCGAACCGTGAAGTATCTCAATAACCTCATTGAGCAAGACCATCGACCAATCAAACGACGCAATAAATTTTATCGAAGTCTACGAACTGCCTCAACCACGATTAAGGGCATGGAAACCATTCGAGGAATATACAAAAAGAACCGAAGAAATGGAACGCTCTTCGGCTTTTCGGTATCTACTGAGATTAAGGTCTTAATGGGAATATTAGCTTAA
- a CDS encoding relaxase/mobilization nuclease domain-containing protein has product MDHSSTLEDFKIKAAALNLDVDFSGKWTTYKLLDEPQLKSTRSRTLDRSKSGKESQYNKYNIERIQERLSRNEGQFTIEDMFGSQQIQ; this is encoded by the coding sequence TTGGATCATTCCTCAACTTTAGAAGATTTCAAAATAAAAGCTGCAGCTTTAAATTTAGACGTCGACTTTTCTGGAAAGTGGACCACCTACAAACTCCTTGATGAACCTCAACTTAAAAGTACACGTTCCAGGACTTTAGATCGTTCTAAGTCTGGTAAAGAAAGTCAATACAACAAATATAATATTGAGCGTATACAAGAACGCTTAAGCAGAAATGAGGGTCAATTTACTATCGAGGATATGTTTGGCAGCCAACAAATCCAGTAG
- a CDS encoding MucBP domain-containing protein: MYYRGYVWQPTNPVVAGGDVTVHYQDESGKQISDDDVLKGNVGEPYSSSKKDIKNYTFKEIKGAASGEFTDKAQTVTYVYKENSTPPSKQEVVNVYRLYNKKSMEHLYTADAYEYKHLPELSSDWVREGINFKEYKKSDSTTVTVHRLYNPKSGEHLNTKDSYEVKVLTSKGWKSEGVAFYAPKAGGKPVYRLFNPKAGIGAHLMTADSYEKSVLTKAPKEWKYEGVAWNSVK; this comes from the coding sequence ATTTACTATCGAGGATATGTTTGGCAGCCAACAAATCCAGTAGTTGCTGGAGGAGATGTAACCGTACATTATCAAGATGAATCAGGAAAACAAATTTCAGATGATGATGTTTTAAAAGGCAATGTAGGTGAACCTTATAGCTCATCTAAAAAAGATATTAAGAACTACACCTTTAAAGAAATTAAAGGGGCGGCTTCAGGTGAATTTACAGATAAAGCACAAACTGTGACTTATGTTTATAAAGAAAATTCAACTCCACCTTCTAAACAAGAAGTGGTAAATGTTTATCGTCTTTATAATAAAAAATCAATGGAACATCTTTATACAGCTGATGCTTATGAATACAAACATCTCCCAGAACTTTCAAGTGATTGGGTTCGCGAAGGTATAAACTTTAAAGAGTATAAAAAATCGGACTCTACGACTGTGACTGTCCATCGTCTTTATAATCCTAAATCAGGAGAACATTTGAATACGAAAGATTCATATGAGGTTAAAGTTTTGACATCTAAAGGGTGGAAGAGCGAAGGTGTTGCTTTCTATGCACCAAAAGCAGGTGGAAAACCAGTTTATCGCCTCTTTAATCCTAAAGCAGGTATTGGTGCTCACTTAATGACAGCAGATTCTTATGAGAAGAGTGTTTTAACAAAAGCACCGAAAGAATGGAAATATGAAGGTGTAGCGTGGAATTCTGTGAAGTAA
- a CDS encoding IS30 family transposase — MQDNYNSKGKHLTASERQLIERWHNKDKLSNREIAYRLGKAPQTINNEVKRGTVQRKTKRKYSSKLAQATYKEQRVQSKRPTKLTAEIDKTISQAVKAKISLEVIHQEIKSVVCLRTLYNWMTSGILSVAYHELLYPQYRKSKKQRVTQPKHKLGLSIEERPKSINERSEYGHWEIDTVLLTKEKGECLLTLTERKTRLEIIRLIPDKTTHSVNQALRQLNFSALSVTSDNGKEFAKLSEVLECPVYYCHAYVRHERGTNENHNRMIRRHLPKGTKKTTKQFVAYIENWMNNYPRKMFNFKSPNQMLIESI; from the coding sequence ATGCAAGACAATTATAACTCAAAAGGCAAGCATTTAACAGCGTCAGAACGTCAACTTATTGAACGTTGGCACAATAAGGATAAACTCAGTAACCGAGAAATTGCTTATCGTTTAGGCAAAGCGCCTCAAACAATAAACAATGAGGTTAAACGTGGGACTGTTCAACGGAAGACAAAGCGGAAGTACTCTTCCAAGTTGGCCCAAGCTACTTACAAGGAGCAACGTGTCCAGTCTAAGCGCCCTACCAAGTTAACCGCAGAAATTGATAAGACAATCTCTCAGGCAGTCAAAGCAAAAATTTCCCTTGAAGTGATTCATCAAGAAATCAAGTCTGTCGTTTGTTTGCGTACACTCTATAACTGGATGACCTCTGGTATTCTCTCCGTGGCCTACCACGAACTCCTCTATCCTCAGTATAGAAAATCTAAGAAACAACGTGTGACACAGCCTAAACACAAACTAGGTCTATCTATAGAGGAGAGACCTAAAAGTATTAATGAGCGTTCAGAATATGGACATTGGGAGATTGATACAGTACTTCTGACCAAAGAGAAGGGCGAATGTCTCTTGACCCTGACAGAGCGTAAGACACGCTTAGAAATCATTCGACTTATTCCTGATAAGACCACACACTCTGTCAATCAGGCCTTAAGACAACTTAATTTCTCTGCACTTTCTGTAACTTCAGACAACGGCAAGGAGTTCGCTAAACTCTCAGAGGTTTTGGAGTGCCCTGTATACTACTGTCATGCTTATGTCAGACATGAGAGAGGAACTAATGAAAATCATAACCGCATGATACGCAGACACCTCCCCAAAGGCACAAAGAAAACCACGAAACAATTCGTGGCTTATATTGAGAACTGGATGAACAATTATCCTAGGAAAATGTTCAATTTCAAGTCACCAAATCAGATGTTAATTGAATCTATCTAG
- a CDS encoding type II toxin-antitoxin system prevent-host-death family antitoxin: MENVVPVSEMRYYNQTLSDVSQGSQVILTKNGTAKYAVVDFSEWERTKATVRLLEELQKGYQSLRTEKNYTADEFIKALEEDFE; this comes from the coding sequence ATGGAAAATGTGGTTCCTGTATCAGAAATGAGATATTACAATCAAACACTAAGTGATGTTTCTCAAGGTTCACAAGTGATTCTAACTAAAAATGGTACTGCAAAATATGCAGTAGTAGATTTTAGTGAATGGGAAAGAACAAAAGCAACAGTTAGACTTTTAGAAGAACTACAAAAAGGCTATCAATCATTAAGAACAGAAAAAAATTACACTGCTGATGAGTTTATAAAAGCACTGGAGGAAGACTTTGAGTAA
- a CDS encoding type II toxin-antitoxin system RelE/ParE family toxin has protein sequence MSNYNVTVPEQVLRDMREAIFYKKELETYQENLKKFQTELTEFMDILKTSPKIGSNLSVRIGIETNVKYRVIEDYIMFYEILGSEVYVLRVLPAKSNWMNTILKQI, from the coding sequence TTGAGTAATTACAATGTTACTGTTCCTGAACAAGTGCTTAGAGATATGAGAGAGGCTATATTTTACAAAAAAGAACTAGAAACATATCAAGAAAATTTGAAAAAATTTCAAACAGAACTTACTGAGTTTATGGATATACTGAAAACTTCTCCCAAGATTGGTTCAAATTTATCTGTAAGAATTGGCATTGAGACCAATGTAAAATATAGAGTAATTGAAGATTATATTATGTTCTATGAGATTTTAGGTTCAGAAGTCTATGTATTAAGAGTGTTGCCTGCAAAATCAAATTGGATGAATACTATTCTTAAACAGATTTAA
- a CDS encoding BRCT domain-containing protein encodes MLKDEYFVFTGTLTTMTRKQAQSIITGLKGHNQSSVTKKTTRLVTGYFPIDLIKGYYPSQKLLEAEEAVQVLLQSLKIKTQFF; translated from the coding sequence ATGCTAAAAGATGAGTATTTTGTGTTCACTGGAACACTGACAACGATGACAAGAAAACAAGCACAATCTATTATTACTGGATTAAAAGGTCACAACCAGAGCAGCGTTACTAAGAAAACCACACGACTCGTCACAGGTTATTTTCCGATTGATCTAATAAAAGGCTACTATCCATCACAGAAGCTCTTAGAAGCAGAAGAAGCTGTCCAGGTTCTGTTGCAAAGTTTAAAAATAAAAACACAATTTTTCTAA
- a CDS encoding IS6 family transposase (programmed frameshift), producing the protein MNHFKGKQFQQDVIIVAVGYYLRYNLSYREVQELLYDRGINVCHTTIYRWVQEYSKILYHLWKKKNRESFYSWKMDETYIKIKGRWHYLYRAIDADGLTLDIWLRKKRDTQAAYAFLKRLHKQFGQPRVIVTDKAPSIGSAFRKLQSNGLYTKTEHRTVKYLNNLIEQDHRPIKRRNKFYRSLRTASTTIKGMETIRGIYKKNRRNGTLFGLFVSTEIKILMGIDA; encoded by the exons ATGAATCATTTTAAAGGCAAACAATTCCAACAAGACGTCATCATTGTCGCTGTTGGTTATTATCTCCGTTACAATTTGAGCTATCGTGAAGTTCAAGAACTCCTTTATGATCGAGGGATTAACGTTTGTCACACCACTATTTATCGCTGGGTACAAGAATACAGTAAAATCCTCTACCATCTCTGGAAGAAGAAAAATAGAGAGTCCTTCTATTCGTGGAAAATGGACGAAACCTATATCAAAATTAAGGGACGTTGGCATTATCTGTACAGAGCTATTGATGCGGATGGATTGACTTTAGATATCTGGTTACGCAAGAAGCGAGACACACAGGCAGCGTATGCTTTCTTGAAACGACTCCATAAACAGTTTGGTCAACCGAGGGTAATTGTCACGGATAAAGCGCCATCTATTGGTTCTGCATTTAGAAAGTTACAAAGTAACGGTTTATATACTAAGACAGAGCATCGAACCGTGAAATACCTTAACAATCTAATAGAACAAGATCACCGACCAATTAAGCGACGCAATAAATTTTATCGCAGTCTACGTACCGCCTCAACCACGATCAAAGGTATGGAGACCATCCGAGGAATATACAAAAAGAACCGAAGAAATGGAACGCTCTTCGGT CTTTTTGTATCTACTGAAATCAAAATATTAATGGGAATAGATGCTTAA
- a CDS encoding HU family DNA-binding protein translates to MTNKKELVAAMATKSGLTQKNSELALNAMVESITEFLSKKDNVQLIGFGTFETRERAAREGRNPQTGKKIKIKAMTAPAFKAGKALKDAVK, encoded by the coding sequence ATGACAAACAAAAAAGAACTTGTAGCTGCAATGGCAACTAAATCAGGCTTAACACAAAAAAATAGTGAGCTTGCACTTAATGCAATGGTTGAAAGTATCACTGAGTTTTTATCAAAAAAAGACAATGTTCAACTTATTGGATTTGGAACTTTTGAAACACGAGAACGTGCAGCACGTGAAGGTCGTAACCCACAAACAGGGAAGAAAATCAAAATCAAAGCAATGACTGCCCCAGCATTTAAAGCAGGTAAGGCTTTGAAAGACGCTGTTAAATAG
- a CDS encoding transposase yields the protein MTKYTGEFKLKVVKEYLQGNISYRSLCKKHQIPSMGGLKGWVAEYRLKGESAFAKVTKEKQFYSQEFKESAVQLYLTSELTYKDVSFQMGIPTLGLLCTWVNQFRKYGEIPEPKKHGRRREREYMPDKEASNATDQQRIKELERQLRYAQIEVEYLKGLRRLGKRVQPNKKQSSFTISEKNSNSKKS from the coding sequence ATGACAAAATATACCGGAGAATTCAAACTTAAAGTAGTTAAAGAATATTTACAGGGAAACATAAGCTACCGCTCCCTATGTAAAAAACATCAAATCCCATCTATGGGAGGTCTCAAAGGGTGGGTGGCAGAATATCGTCTTAAAGGTGAGTCAGCCTTTGCAAAAGTTACCAAAGAAAAACAATTTTACAGTCAAGAATTTAAAGAAAGTGCGGTACAATTATACTTAACAAGTGAATTGACTTATAAAGATGTTTCTTTTCAAATGGGAATACCAACACTTGGACTTCTTTGTACATGGGTCAATCAGTTTAGAAAATATGGAGAAATTCCTGAGCCTAAAAAACATGGGCGTAGAAGGGAGAGAGAGTACATGCCTGATAAGGAAGCTTCAAATGCGACTGACCAACAACGTATCAAAGAACTTGAGAGACAGCTTCGTTACGCTCAAATTGAGGTAGAATATTTAAAAGGACTTCGGAGATTGGGGAAGAGAGTTCAACCGAACAAAAAGCAAAGCTCATTCACAATCTCCGAAAAAAATTCAAACTCAAAGAAATCCTAG
- a CDS encoding putative holin-like toxin, which translates to MSVSDSLTLMIAFASFIVMLLNLIIVIVKNIKK; encoded by the coding sequence TTGAGTGTTTCAGACAGCTTAACATTGATGATTGCGTTCGCAAGTTTCATTGTTATGTTGCTCAATCTCATTATTGTGATTGTAAAGAACATAAAAAAATAG
- a CDS encoding HU family DNA-binding protein, with amino-acid sequence MTNKKELVAAMATKSGLTQKNSELALNAMVESITEFLSKKDNVQLIGFGTFETRERAAREGRNPQTGKKIKIKATTAPAFKAGKALKDAVK; translated from the coding sequence ATGACAAACAAAAAAGAACTTGTAGCTGCAATGGCAACTAAATCAGGCTTAACACAAAAAAATAGTGAGCTTGCACTTAATGCAATGGTTGAAAGTATCACTGAGTTTTTATCAAAAAAAGACAATGTTCAACTTATTGGATTTGGAACATTTGAAACACGAGAACGTGCAGCACGTGAAGGGCGTAACCCACAAACAGGGAAGAAAATCAAAATCAAAGCAACGACTGCCCCAGCATTTAAAGCAGGCAAGGCTTTGAAAGACGCTGTTAAATAG